In Ctenopharyngodon idella isolate HZGC_01 chromosome 20, HZGC01, whole genome shotgun sequence, the following proteins share a genomic window:
- the dio3b gene encoding iodothyronine deiodinase 3b, whose translation MGMEMLHGSAGVQTAKALKNAAVCLMLLPRFLLAAVMLWLLDFLCIRRKVLMKMRESDVGSPDDPPLCVSDSNKMFTLESLRAVWYGQKLDFFKTAHLGGAAPNTEVVPLDSERRRGAQRILDYARGRRPLILNFGSCSUPPFMTRLSAFQRVARQYADIADSLLVYIEEAHPSDGWVSSDAPYQIPRHRCLEDRLRAAELMNQKVPGSAVVVDTMENSSNSAYGAYFERLYILKDEKVVYQGGRGPEGYRISELRDWLERYRNDLEASKSAVVVHV comes from the coding sequence ATGGGGATGGAGATGCTGCATGGATCCGCAGGTGTCCAAACGGCGAAGGCGCTGAAAAACGCCGCCGTGTGCCTGATGCTGCTGCCCCGCTTCCTGCTCGCGGCAGTGATGCTGTGGCTCCTGGATTTCCTGTGCATCCGGAGGAAGGTGCTCATGAAGATGCGGGAGAGCGACGTCGGCAGCCCCGACGACCCGCCGCTCTGCGTGTCCGACTCCAACAAGATGTTCACGCTCGAGTCGCTGCGCGCCGTGTGGTACGGCCAGAAACTGGACTTCTTCAAGACGGCGCATTTGGGCGGCGCGGCGCCCAACACCGAGGTGGTCCCGCTGGACAGCGAGCGGCGGAGAGGGGCGCAGCGGATCCTGGACTACGCCCGCGGGAGGAGACCCCTCATCCTCAACTTCGGGAGCTGCTCCTGACCGCCGTTCATGACGCGCCTGTCGGCGTTCCAGCGCGTCGCCCGGCAGTACGCGGACATCGCGGACTCGCTGCTGGTGTACATCGAGGAAGCGCATCCGTCGGACGGCTGGGTGAGCTCCGACGCGCCCTACCAGATCCCCCGGCACCGCTGCCTGGAGGACAGGCTCCGCGCTGCGGAGCTCATGAACCAGAAGGTGCCGGGGAGCGCCGTGGTCGTGGACACCATGGAGAACTCGTCCAACTCGGCGTACGGCGCCTATTTCGAGCGCCTCTACATACTGAAGGACGAGAAGGTCGTGTATCAAGGCGGCAGGGGTCCGGAAGGCTACCGGATCTCGGAGCTCAGAGACTGGTTGGAGCGCTACCGGAACGATCTGGAAGCTTCTAAATCGGCGGTGGTGGTTCACGTTTAA